The sequence CACCATCGCGGCATAGACTTCGTTCGTCTGAAATTGCCCGGGCCGTTTTTGGCCCCGGAACTTCCGGATGAGGTCTGGCTTGCCCTGGATCGGCGTGTGAACGGCGAAGTGCGGCAGATACAGGAAGAACGGTTTATCGTTGTTCGCGTCGAGCCAGCGCACGGCTTCCTCGCCGAGCCGGTCGGTCACGTATTCTCCTTCCGGGCCTTCGGTCAGGGTGGGAATCTTGTACGGCGCGAAGTAGCTCGGCGGCCCCGGTTTGTCCGAGCCGGCAATGTTGCGGTCGAACCCGTGCCGCTCGGGATAATAGTCTTCCCCGCCCAGGTGCCATTTGCCGATGCTGGCCGTGGCGTAACCGGCCTGGCGCAGCGCGTTGGCGAGGGTCAACTCCTCCAGCGGCAGATGCTTGGTCCAATCCGGCACCAGCAGCTTCGGGTTCGGCGGCGGCAGGCCCGGAATCCAATCCGTGATATGGAGGCGGCCCGGGTACTTGCCGGTCAGGATGGCAGCGCGGGAGGGGGAACAGACCGTGCAAGCGGAGTAGGCCTGAGTGAACCGGACGCCGTCGCGCGCCAGCCGGTCAATGTGCGGGCTTTTGTAGTAGGTGCTGCCGTAGCAGCCAAGGTCCGTCCACCCCAGATCATCGGCGAGGATGAGCACAACGTTCGGCTTGACCACGGCCGCAGCCGGCAATTGCCCCGCTGAAACCGGGGGACGCAGCGGCGTCTCGGCAGAGCGCCGCAAACTGCTTCCATCCCAGCCAGCGGCGCTCTGCCGAGAAGCCGCTACGAGTGAGGGGTTCATGGACAGGGCGACCGCTGCCGCCAGAACG is a genomic window of Candidatus Paceibacterota bacterium containing:
- a CDS encoding sulfatase; the protein is MKRYDPMSWLSVLAAAVALSMNPSLVAASRQSAAGWDGSSLRRSAETPLRPPVSAGQLPAAAVVKPNVVLILADDLGWTDLGCYGSTYYKSPHIDRLARDGVRFTQAYSACTVCSPSRAAILTGKYPGRLHITDWIPGLPPPNPKLLVPDWTKHLPLEELTLANALRQAGYATASIGKWHLGGEDYYPERHGFDRNIAGSDKPGPPSYFAPYKIPTLTEGPEGEYVTDRLGEEAVRWLDANNDKPFFLYLPHFAVHTPIQGKPDLIRKFRGQKRPGQFQTNEVYAAMVASLDDAVGRVRNKVEELGLADRTVFVFASDNGGRITQGTTSNLPLRAGKGSCYEGGTRTPLIVYWPGVTKPGSICGTPVIGTDLYRTILEAVGAKERADTALDSVSLVPLLRQTGGLKRDELFWHYPHYQHYQLGGTTPYGAIRKGDFKLIEFFSGMRVELYNLRDDIGEQTNLAASMPDKVRELRARLHAWRKEVGAQMPAPNPAYDPSQPEVPPKRQKKT